A stretch of the Planktothrix serta PCC 8927 genome encodes the following:
- a CDS encoding acyltransferase: MAILQGKYWLGGDVIRVLAIWGVMFIHVVQVGLYNPTEIGWSWWSINVTQSLFIWAVPAFFIISGMLLMGFQNNQETWSDFYRKRLPKVGIPLIVWGSIYMPLEFRWNLSKTPTEIWHDFWIGQISWHLYFLLAIIGLYLLTPWLRLWLAKLSQTQQAFAIAGIFTLMAILEIFQVMNGIFLWNIATQWIPDLGYYLFGYYFIRYQSERIPIIQYLCLFFIGLLGNVSGKYVECITTTHSNGYFYSTNYNSVSTIPLAIGCFGILVYITESVSEQNLVVKWCKFLTPSVFGIYLIHVLILRELHYSLAIPFSTNALTGLIETALLFPLCLFCVYLLGLIPFGDSIVGFNTLSFLRHGGNRMKSPPYFTNT, from the coding sequence ATGGCTATACTTCAGGGCAAATATTGGTTGGGTGGGGATGTAATTAGGGTATTAGCCATTTGGGGAGTCATGTTTATTCATGTCGTCCAAGTAGGCTTATACAATCCAACTGAAATAGGCTGGTCTTGGTGGTCTATCAATGTCACTCAGAGCCTTTTTATTTGGGCAGTTCCAGCGTTTTTCATTATCAGTGGAATGCTTTTAATGGGGTTCCAAAACAATCAAGAAACCTGGTCTGATTTTTATCGAAAACGCCTCCCAAAGGTGGGAATTCCTTTGATCGTTTGGGGCTCTATCTATATGCCATTGGAATTCCGTTGGAATCTCTCCAAAACCCCTACTGAGATTTGGCACGATTTTTGGATCGGCCAAATCTCATGGCATCTTTACTTCCTATTAGCAATCATCGGTTTATATCTGTTAACACCTTGGCTGCGGTTATGGTTAGCTAAATTATCCCAAACTCAACAGGCTTTTGCGATCGCAGGTATCTTCACTTTGATGGCCATCTTGGAAATTTTCCAGGTAATGAACGGTATTTTCCTCTGGAACATTGCCACCCAATGGATACCTGATTTGGGATACTACCTATTCGGATATTATTTTATCCGGTATCAATCTGAGCGAATTCCCATCATTCAATATCTTTGTTTATTTTTCATCGGTCTTTTAGGTAATGTAAGCGGAAAATACGTTGAGTGTATTACCACCACTCATTCAAATGGCTATTTTTACAGCACCAATTACAACAGCGTGAGTACTATTCCTCTAGCGATCGGATGTTTTGGTATCTTAGTTTACATCACTGAATCTGTTTCGGAACAAAATCTGGTAGTTAAGTGGTGCAAATTTTTAACTCCCAGCGTATTTGGGATCTATTTAATTCATGTTCTTATTTTAAGAGAGCTACACTACAGCTTGGCAATTCCTTTTTCAACCAACGCATTGACAGGTTTAATCGAAACTGCTTTACTATTTCCTTTATGTCTATTTTGTGTTTATTTACTGGGTTTAATTCCTTTTGGAGATTCGATTGTAGGCTTTAACACTTTGTCTTTTTTAAGACATGGCGGAAACAGGATGAAGTCGCCTCCGTACTTTACGAACACTTAA
- a CDS encoding ISAzo13-like element transposase-related protein: MVGECGSNNANHYIFKQDLQKLVDEIGIEIRIAHYPPYTSNMKFLNVCYKYLIGWLINFFYPLFPIFFSPCSLFPVPCSLAICSTNLRISYKYNPIEHRLFPHLTRACQGVIFTSLGLVKTLMEKTRTNTGLSVVVNVVDQVYQTGRKVTDHFKKTLKIVFDEYLPKWNYRAVPQLTH; this comes from the coding sequence TTGGTTGGTGAATGTGGTAGTAATAATGCTAATCATTATATTTTTAAACAAGATTTACAAAAGTTAGTTGATGAAATTGGAATTGAGATCCGAATTGCTCATTACCCTCCCTATACATCTAATATGAAATTCTTAAATGTTTGCTACAAATACTTGATCGGGTGGCTAATCAATTTTTTCTATCCCCTATTCCCTATTTTCTTTTCCCCCTGTTCCCTGTTCCCTGTTCCCTGTTCCCTTGCCATCTGTAGCACTAATTTAAGGATTTCATATAAATATAATCCCATTGAACATCGACTTTTTCCTCATCTAACTCGAGCTTGTCAAGGAGTGATTTTTACCAGTCTCGGTTTGGTCAAAACTCTCATGGAAAAAACTCGCACCAATACGGGGCTATCTGTCGTTGTCAATGTCGTTGATCAAGTCTATCAAACGGGTCGAAAGGTAACTGATCATTTCAAAAAAACTCTGAAAATTGTTTTTGATGAATATTTACCCAAATGGAACTATCGAGCCGTACCTCAACTCACTCATTAA
- a CDS encoding glycosyltransferase family 39 protein codes for MNKEAAMVQSQLGIKTHPSILLKVIVLILIGLGLFFHFAHLGQKFYCGDETWTSVAISGHTLVEIQQELAQHQDLIPITALQKYQHLNPDQNVFDTVNYLITSDPQHPPLYYVLVRLWAQIFGDSPAGVRSLSVILSLLIFPSAYWLCVEMFESAVVGWIAMALIAVSPLQLFLAQEARQYGLWMVEILLSSATLLRAVKQKGKVNWIAYTLTLTLGLYTHLFTILVMIAHGIYVIIEQQFRFTKTLLNYLLFTSGALLMFVPWLVVLITYIHTAVQQTSGWSIRFVENPFELIAIFLIRIARTFFDFNLTSSDLGMGISFALEGSMIYTIFALVLSLVLVSYLIAFLVKSSINKNWILLALVGGLPATLLIIADLFLGGIRSLQIRYQLPLCLSLEILTAYFIAYLFFQEQEAILGKRISQIALAILLTVGLISDVKFFQSENWWTQTSGKFITETALVINNSENSLLVINPSPVNLGGILALSNYLSKVDLLPVVNDVFQPIPQDYTQIFFMQHNNSLFQQIEQDKNYALKVIVVFPIEPGGLWQFTKIS; via the coding sequence TTGAATAAAGAAGCAGCAATGGTTCAATCACAGTTAGGAATCAAGACCCATCCTTCAATTCTACTAAAAGTCATAGTACTCATTCTCATCGGATTAGGGTTATTTTTTCACTTTGCTCATTTAGGCCAAAAGTTTTACTGTGGCGATGAAACCTGGACATCCGTAGCAATTTCTGGTCATACTCTGGTAGAGATACAACAGGAACTCGCCCAACACCAAGACCTCATACCTATTACAGCATTACAAAAATATCAACACCTAAACCCCGATCAAAATGTGTTTGATACTGTGAATTATTTAATCACTTCTGACCCACAACATCCACCTCTCTACTATGTCCTGGTGAGATTATGGGCGCAAATCTTTGGAGATTCACCTGCTGGGGTAAGGAGTTTATCAGTTATCCTAAGTTTACTGATATTTCCCAGTGCGTATTGGCTCTGTGTAGAAATGTTTGAATCTGCGGTTGTGGGGTGGATAGCAATGGCCTTGATAGCTGTTTCTCCCTTACAGCTTTTCTTGGCTCAAGAAGCACGTCAATATGGTTTATGGATGGTGGAGATTCTCCTATCTAGTGCTACTTTACTACGAGCCGTTAAGCAGAAAGGAAAAGTAAACTGGATTGCCTATACACTCACATTGACTCTGGGATTATACACTCATTTATTCACAATTTTAGTGATGATTGCTCATGGTATTTATGTCATTATTGAACAACAGTTTCGTTTCACAAAAACTTTGTTGAACTATTTACTATTTACCAGTGGAGCCTTACTTATGTTTGTGCCCTGGCTAGTTGTCCTGATAACTTACATTCATACAGCAGTTCAACAAACTTCAGGCTGGTCAATCAGGTTTGTCGAAAATCCCTTTGAGTTAATAGCTATTTTTTTGATTCGGATTGCTCGAACATTTTTTGATTTTAATTTGACTTCTTCAGATCTGGGTATGGGTATAAGTTTTGCTCTAGAAGGATCTATGATTTACACTATTTTTGCTTTGGTATTGAGTTTAGTTTTGGTAAGTTATTTGATAGCTTTTTTAGTAAAATCATCGATCAATAAAAATTGGATACTTCTTGCTTTAGTTGGTGGATTGCCTGCTACATTATTAATTATCGCTGACTTGTTTTTGGGAGGAATACGTTCGCTTCAAATTCGTTATCAATTACCTTTGTGTTTGAGTCTAGAAATTCTTACAGCTTACTTTATAGCTTACCTCTTTTTCCAAGAGCAAGAAGCAATTTTAGGGAAAAGAATTAGTCAAATTGCCTTAGCAATACTGTTGACAGTTGGACTGATTTCTGATGTCAAGTTTTTTCAATCTGAAAATTGGTGGACGCAAACCTCTGGAAAATTTATTACTGAGACAGCTTTGGTTATTAACAATTCAGAAAATTCCTTATTGGTAATAAATCCATCTCCTGTTAATTTGGGAGGAATACTAGCTTTAAGCAATTACTTGTCAAAAGTTGATTTGTTGCCAGTCGTAAATGATGTTTTTCAGCCTATTCCTCAAGATTATACCCAGATTTTCTTTATGCAACATAACAATAGCTTATTTCAGCAAATAGAGCAAGATAAAAATTATGCTCTAAAGGTAATAGTTGTATTTCCTATAGAGCCAGGAGGTTTATGGCAATTTACAAAAATAAGTTAA